In the Oncorhynchus keta strain PuntledgeMale-10-30-2019 chromosome 14, Oket_V2, whole genome shotgun sequence genome, one interval contains:
- the skic3 gene encoding tetratricopeptide repeat protein 37 isoform X1: MAILIQTGKKPFTSLSSIILSKYVRYLSKNGVSLINYRHSYRYDTMSNKEVKSALKNARDAIKNKEFKEALKHCKAALKLEKNNYNAWVFIGVAASELEQPDQAQTAYRKALELEPEQLLAWQGLANLYEKSDQTDFKAELPKVYQKLIELYESSDKTKCYEAIRKLADIFHMEKDYFQVARVWRRLIQLKEGEGANKAELLQLWQQMTCLLSDSMEDHDNETQQHLIAAFEKAMVLSDNVPGEDHRKLSADYLKCLSQLSHEECKIKEACESILALYPSQTFPLEILGAHHLKSGVCSEDAGRCFSRLLELDPDSGLGHLGLGIRALEEGKCDDSIKYLAQGLKRMRSSLVGWCSLAQAQLKMHRYSDCATSCSQGLKLGGTGEEALGQKLLRLRLEALVRTGDEHTADQALESLSQLSDANNDPVLVALKGRAYLQKGQVDQVLQVSTELLNSHPDLAEGLALRGLAHIAQGHHQLAEQSLLQAAAQSPACGEYYFLLGRLYWDMGEESRRDRSKAHTHLLKAAKLDPYLGSVFCYLGHYYREVARDQGRARGCYKRAFELDSNDAESGAASVDLSMNEGDMDTALAVLQSVIQRATPGSAKWAWMRRGLYHLKVGQHPQACADLQAALRADPQDWVCWECLGEAYLNRRSFTSALKAFAKAQLLNPSSIYSLYQTAAIKQTLGKFKEAAAEYLQIIAQEDYVPALKGLGECLLSLARCLMEDYRDGGAIDLIQQAIQYLFRAVELRPDLSCLWKLLGDACTSVSTVAPNRARVVVPGPLAGLQPPDQGHLLNQGHTLRVGERCYGRALKLMPESSSLWYDLGLNYYHQACLPPCLQEMEHNTLLLLLEKALQCVKKAIMLNSSNHSYWNALGVVAMSKGLENYALAQHSFIKSVQVEPNNVVAWTNLGALYLKKDSVELSHEAFKIAQSLEPLYVNCWIGQALIAEMVGSYDTMDLFRHTTELRTHTEGVKGYAYWVCATLLDKSNRDSELYRYNIVQMNAVSAAQVALSKYTERIQTDPDAFVMLGFLNEHLQLKKQAVLAYQRAVELLQATPSVELLAFSLGNYGRALCNTGQWEEAVHVYSSTPLEVLHDLAGLALAYCRAGLIPESISSYEKALMVTSTEKEKAYILTSLALLQHRLGNMDSAKTLLFKCSMLKEPVPESLLCLCALGLVHGDSTLASAALTELLKQGRATGAAVEQRCLLTCTLLALQGNYSAVQREASRAVHSNPGNPSLWALLSRLVPQYYPRKAKGGAVAGHVACLSSMTQGKRALLYSGVNQLACGRHSGEDRSRNALKTMQRAVLLCPDDPAVWAGLMAACHTENTACFLSGSTPGRRGLEQVLMAVVSEKVRNVEEVEQPLAQALEGWVLQQAVTGLTSGGQLEQAEALCSQVLSVSPEHPAVVLLLRQVQCEHLLLSSAGTALPASVLEQLSSAVSANHTSVAAWHWLAEVYRTQGLLVQAVMAYRQSLQLASQLDLYSGKMACLLRLALLALSPCMSKVPGDEWKELVLEATTEALKLGPSPVALLVQALLHFATKMTARETRRLLERLVYFSSQGYPETVACVARWYLLRHLHAKDDLELMDTLVDDAKASGDSRLLEFHTRLTSC, from the exons ATGGCGATTCTCATTCAAACAGGGAAGAAGCCATTCACCAGCTTGTCAAGCATAATACTATCAAAATACGTTCGTTACTTATCAAAGAATGGAGTTTCGCTGATCAACTATCGTCATTCCTACCGTTACG ATACAATGTCAAACAAAGAAGTTAAATCAGCTCTAAAAAATGCCAGAGATGCCATAAAGAACAAGGAATTTAAAGAGGCTCTAAAACACTGCAAG GCTGCCCTGAAACTAGAGAAGAACAATTACAATGCCTGGGTGTTCATTGGTGTGGCCGCGAGCGAGCTGGAGCAACCAGACCAGGCCCAGACAGCCTACAGGAAGGCTCTGGAGCTGGAGCCAGAGCAGCTGCTGGCCTGGCAG GGATTAGCAAACCTGTATGAGAAAAGTGACCAGACGGATTTCAAAGCGGAACTACCCAAAGTCTACCAGAAACTCATTGAGCTTTATGAAAG TTcagacaaaacaaaatgttatgaGGCGATCAGAAAACTGGCAGACATCTTCCATATGGAGAAGGACTATTTTCAG gtgGCCAGGGTGTGGCGAAGGCTGATTCAGCTGAAGGAAGGAGAAGGTGCTAACAAGGCAGAGCTGCTGCAGCTATGGCAACAGATGACCTGCCTTCTCTCAGACAGCATGGAGGATCACGACAATGAGACTCAGCAGCAC TTAATTGCAGCCTTTGAGAAGGCCATGGTTCTCTCTGACAATGTGCCTGGCGAGGACCATCGGAAGCTCTCAGCTGACTACCTCAAATGCCTTTCACAA CTTTCGCATGAGGAGTGTAAAATTAAAGAGGCCTGTGAGTCCATATTGGCCCTCTATCCCTCACAAACATTCCCTTTGGAGATCCTCGGTGCACATCATCTCAAGTCAG GGGTCTGCAGTGAGGACGCAGGCCGTTGTTTCTCCCGTCTCTTGGAATTGGACCCAGACAGTGGCTTAGGCCATCTGGGTTTGGGCATCAGAGCTCTGGAGGAGGGAAAATGTGACGACTCCATTAAGTATCTGGCCCAAG GACTGAAGCGAATGCGCTCCAGCTTGGTGGGCTGGTGCAGCCTTGCTCAGGCCCAGCTGAAAATGCACCGATATTCCGACTGCGCAACATCCTGCTCCCAAG GTCTGAAGCTGGGTGGGACTGGAGAAGAGGCACTGGGACAAAAGCTCCTGAGGCTGAGGCTAGAGGCCCTTGTGAGGACTGGGGATGAGCACACTGCAGACCAAGCCCTGGAGAGCCTCTCACAG CTTTCAGATGCTAACAATGACCCTGTCCTGGTAGCCTTAAAAGGAAGAGCCTATTTGCAAAAAGGCCAAGTTGACCAAGTGCTCCAG GTGTCCACGGAGCTGCTGAACTCTCACCCTGACCTGGCTGAGGGACTGGCGCTGAGGGGACTGGCACACATTGCACAGGGACATCACCAACTAGCAGAACAGAG CCTCCTGCAGGCTGCAGCCCAGAGCCCAGCCTGTGGAGAGTACTACTTCCTGTTGGGGCGGCTGTACTGGGACATGGGGGAGGAGAGTCGCAGGGACAGGAGCAAGGCCCACACCCATCTACTGAAG GCTGCCAAACTGGATCCGTACCTGGGCTCTGTGTTCTGCTACCTGGGCCATTACTACCGGGAGGTGGCCAGGGACCAGGGTCGAGCCAGGGGCTGCTACAAGAGAGCCTTTGAGCTGGACAGCAACGACGCAGAGTCCGGGGCTGCCTCTGTGGATCTGAGCATGAATGAGGGGGACATG GACACTGCCCTGGCTGTGCTCCAGTCAGTGATCCAGAGAGCCACCCCTGGTTCAGCAAAGTGGGCCTGGATGAGACGAGGCCTTTACCACCTGAAGGTGGGCCAGCACCCCCAGGCCTGTGCAGA TCTGCAGGCTGCTCTGAGGGCTGACCCCCAGGACTGGGTGTGCTGGGAATGTCTGGGCGAGGCCTACCTGAACCGCCGGAGCTTCACGTCGGCCCTGAAGGCCTTTGCCAAGGCCCAGCTGCTCAACCCCTCCTCCATATACAGCCTCTACCAGACTGCTGCCATCAAACAGACCCTGGGCAAGTTCAAAGAGGCTGCTGCAGAATACCTGCAGATCATAGCCCAGGAGGACTATGTGCCTGCACTCAAAG GTCTTGGGGAGTGTCTGCTGTCCTTGGCCAGATGCCTGATGGAGGACTATAGAGATGGAGGAGCCATAGACCTCATCCAGCAGGCCATCCAGTACCTCTTCAG GGCTGTAGAGCTGCGTCCAgacctgtcctgtctgtggaAGTTACTGGGAGACGCCTGCACCTCAGTCAGCACTGTGGCCCCCAACAGGGCCCGCGTTGTGGTGCCAGGACCCCTGGCCGGGTTACAACCCCCAGACCAGGGCCACCTTCTCAACCAAGGACACACCCTCCGAGTGGGGGAGAG ATGCTATGGGCGTGCTCTGAAGCTGATGCCTGAGAGCTCCAGCCTGTGGTATGACCTGGGTCTCAACTACTACCACCAGGCCTGTCTGCCCCCCTGCCTTCAGGAGATGGAGCACAACACCCTGCTACTGCTGCTGGAGAAGGCCCTGCAG TGTGTGAAGAAGGCCATCATGTTGAACAGTAGTAACCATAGCTACTGGAACGCCCTGGGAGTGGTCGCCATGAGCAAAG GACTTGAGAACTATGCCCTTGCCCAACACAGCTTCATTAAGTCAGTGCAAGTGGAACCCAAT AATGTTGTTGCTTGGACAAACCTGGGTGCTTTGTATCTGAAGAAAGACAGTGTTGAG CTCTCCCATGAAGCCTTTAAGATCGCCCAGTCTTTGGAACCACTGTATGTCAACTGCTGGATTGGACAG GCCCTTATTGCAGAGATGGTGGGCAGTTATGATACCATGGACCTGTtcagacacaccacagagctcAGGACACAC ACGGAGGGGGTAAAGGGCTATGCTTACTGGGTTTGTGCCACTCTGCTGGATAAGAGTAACAGGGACTCTGAACTCTATCGCTACAACATCGTCCAGATGAACGCGGTGTCTGCCGCTCAGGTGGCTTTGAGCAAGTACACAG AGCGGATCCAGACAGACCCTGATGCCTTCGTCATGCTGGGTTTCCTCAACGAGCACCTGCAGCTAAAGAAGCAGGCAGTGCTGGCTTACCAGAG aGCTGTGGAGTTGCTGCAGGCGACGCCTTCCGTGGAGTTACTGGCCTTCTCCCTGGGAAACTATGGCCGGGCCCTCTG CAACACAGGCCAATGGGAGGAGGCGGTGCACGTTTACTCTTCCACACCTCTAGAGGTGCTCCACGACTTGGCTGGCCTGGCGCTGGCCTACTGCAGAGCAGGACTCATCCCAGAGAGCATCAGTT CCTATGAGAAGGCTCTGATGGTGACCTCTACTGAGAAAGAGAAGGCCTATATTCTGACTTCTCTGGCTCTGCTGCAGCACAGACTGGGGAACATGGACTCTGCTAAAACACTGCTCTTCAAATG CTCCATGCTGAAGGAACCTGTGCCAGAGTCTCTGCTGTGCCTGTGTGCTCTGGGGCTTGTCCATGGGGACAGCACCCTGGCCAGCGCGGCCCTCACTGAGCTGCTGAAGCAGGGCAGGGCCACTGGGGCTGCCGTGGAGCAACGCTGCTTGCTCACCTGCACCCTGCTGGCCCTGCAGGGCAACTACAGCGCTGTGCAGCGAGAGGCCTCCAGGGCtgtccacag TAACCCTGGCAACCCTTCCCTGTGGGCCCTGCTTTCCAGACTGGTGCCACAGTATTACCCCAGGAAGGCCAAG GGAGGTGCAGTGGCAGGCCACGTTGCGTGTCTCTCCAGCATGACCCAAGGAAAG AGGGCACTGCTGTACAGTGGAGTGAACCAGCTGGCATGTGGCAGGCACTCTGGAGAAGATCGCAGCAGGAACGCCCTGAAGACCATGCAGAGGGCTGTGCTGCTCTGCCCCG ATGACCCGGCGGTGTGGGCGGGGCTAATGGCTGCTtgtcacacagagaacacagcCTGCTTCCTTTCTGGCTCCACCCCTGGCAGACGAGGCTTGGAGCAGGTGCTCATGGCCGTGGTGTCAGAGAAAG tacggAATGTGGAGGAGGTGGAACAGCCTCTAGCCCAGGCTCTGGAGGGTTGGGTGCTGCAGCAGGCTGTGACAGGACTGACAAGTGGAGGCCAGCTAGAGCAGGCTGAGGCCCTCTGCTCtcag gTCCTGAGTGTGTCTCCTGAGCACCCCGCTGTAGTCCTGCTGTTGAGGCAGGTGCAGTGTGAACACCTCCTCCTGTCTAGTGCCGGTACTGCCCTGCCAGCTTCTGTCCTGGAGCAGCTCAGCAGTGCCGTCTCAGCCAATCACACCTCAGTGGCCGCCTGGCAT tgGCTGGCGGAGGTGTATCGTACCCAGGGTCTGCTGGTACAGGCAGTAATGGCCTACAGACAAAGCCTGCAGCTGGCCTCCCAGCTTGACCTCTACAGTGGGAAAATGGCATGTCTTCTGCGCCTAGCCCTGCTGGCCCTCAGCCCCTGCATG
- the skic3 gene encoding tetratricopeptide repeat protein 37 isoform X2 gives MSNKEVKSALKNARDAIKNKEFKEALKHCKAALKLEKNNYNAWVFIGVAASELEQPDQAQTAYRKALELEPEQLLAWQGLANLYEKSDQTDFKAELPKVYQKLIELYESSDKTKCYEAIRKLADIFHMEKDYFQVARVWRRLIQLKEGEGANKAELLQLWQQMTCLLSDSMEDHDNETQQHLIAAFEKAMVLSDNVPGEDHRKLSADYLKCLSQLSHEECKIKEACESILALYPSQTFPLEILGAHHLKSGVCSEDAGRCFSRLLELDPDSGLGHLGLGIRALEEGKCDDSIKYLAQGLKRMRSSLVGWCSLAQAQLKMHRYSDCATSCSQGLKLGGTGEEALGQKLLRLRLEALVRTGDEHTADQALESLSQLSDANNDPVLVALKGRAYLQKGQVDQVLQVSTELLNSHPDLAEGLALRGLAHIAQGHHQLAEQSLLQAAAQSPACGEYYFLLGRLYWDMGEESRRDRSKAHTHLLKAAKLDPYLGSVFCYLGHYYREVARDQGRARGCYKRAFELDSNDAESGAASVDLSMNEGDMDTALAVLQSVIQRATPGSAKWAWMRRGLYHLKVGQHPQACADLQAALRADPQDWVCWECLGEAYLNRRSFTSALKAFAKAQLLNPSSIYSLYQTAAIKQTLGKFKEAAAEYLQIIAQEDYVPALKGLGECLLSLARCLMEDYRDGGAIDLIQQAIQYLFRAVELRPDLSCLWKLLGDACTSVSTVAPNRARVVVPGPLAGLQPPDQGHLLNQGHTLRVGERCYGRALKLMPESSSLWYDLGLNYYHQACLPPCLQEMEHNTLLLLLEKALQCVKKAIMLNSSNHSYWNALGVVAMSKGLENYALAQHSFIKSVQVEPNNVVAWTNLGALYLKKDSVELSHEAFKIAQSLEPLYVNCWIGQALIAEMVGSYDTMDLFRHTTELRTHTEGVKGYAYWVCATLLDKSNRDSELYRYNIVQMNAVSAAQVALSKYTERIQTDPDAFVMLGFLNEHLQLKKQAVLAYQRAVELLQATPSVELLAFSLGNYGRALCNTGQWEEAVHVYSSTPLEVLHDLAGLALAYCRAGLIPESISSYEKALMVTSTEKEKAYILTSLALLQHRLGNMDSAKTLLFKCSMLKEPVPESLLCLCALGLVHGDSTLASAALTELLKQGRATGAAVEQRCLLTCTLLALQGNYSAVQREASRAVHSNPGNPSLWALLSRLVPQYYPRKAKGGAVAGHVACLSSMTQGKRALLYSGVNQLACGRHSGEDRSRNALKTMQRAVLLCPDDPAVWAGLMAACHTENTACFLSGSTPGRRGLEQVLMAVVSEKVRNVEEVEQPLAQALEGWVLQQAVTGLTSGGQLEQAEALCSQVLSVSPEHPAVVLLLRQVQCEHLLLSSAGTALPASVLEQLSSAVSANHTSVAAWHWLAEVYRTQGLLVQAVMAYRQSLQLASQLDLYSGKMACLLRLALLALSPCMSKVPGDEWKELVLEATTEALKLGPSPVALLVQALLHFATKMTARETRRLLERLVYFSSQGYPETVACVARWYLLRHLHAKDDLELMDTLVDDAKASGDSRLLEFHTRLTSC, from the exons ATGTCAAACAAAGAAGTTAAATCAGCTCTAAAAAATGCCAGAGATGCCATAAAGAACAAGGAATTTAAAGAGGCTCTAAAACACTGCAAG GCTGCCCTGAAACTAGAGAAGAACAATTACAATGCCTGGGTGTTCATTGGTGTGGCCGCGAGCGAGCTGGAGCAACCAGACCAGGCCCAGACAGCCTACAGGAAGGCTCTGGAGCTGGAGCCAGAGCAGCTGCTGGCCTGGCAG GGATTAGCAAACCTGTATGAGAAAAGTGACCAGACGGATTTCAAAGCGGAACTACCCAAAGTCTACCAGAAACTCATTGAGCTTTATGAAAG TTcagacaaaacaaaatgttatgaGGCGATCAGAAAACTGGCAGACATCTTCCATATGGAGAAGGACTATTTTCAG gtgGCCAGGGTGTGGCGAAGGCTGATTCAGCTGAAGGAAGGAGAAGGTGCTAACAAGGCAGAGCTGCTGCAGCTATGGCAACAGATGACCTGCCTTCTCTCAGACAGCATGGAGGATCACGACAATGAGACTCAGCAGCAC TTAATTGCAGCCTTTGAGAAGGCCATGGTTCTCTCTGACAATGTGCCTGGCGAGGACCATCGGAAGCTCTCAGCTGACTACCTCAAATGCCTTTCACAA CTTTCGCATGAGGAGTGTAAAATTAAAGAGGCCTGTGAGTCCATATTGGCCCTCTATCCCTCACAAACATTCCCTTTGGAGATCCTCGGTGCACATCATCTCAAGTCAG GGGTCTGCAGTGAGGACGCAGGCCGTTGTTTCTCCCGTCTCTTGGAATTGGACCCAGACAGTGGCTTAGGCCATCTGGGTTTGGGCATCAGAGCTCTGGAGGAGGGAAAATGTGACGACTCCATTAAGTATCTGGCCCAAG GACTGAAGCGAATGCGCTCCAGCTTGGTGGGCTGGTGCAGCCTTGCTCAGGCCCAGCTGAAAATGCACCGATATTCCGACTGCGCAACATCCTGCTCCCAAG GTCTGAAGCTGGGTGGGACTGGAGAAGAGGCACTGGGACAAAAGCTCCTGAGGCTGAGGCTAGAGGCCCTTGTGAGGACTGGGGATGAGCACACTGCAGACCAAGCCCTGGAGAGCCTCTCACAG CTTTCAGATGCTAACAATGACCCTGTCCTGGTAGCCTTAAAAGGAAGAGCCTATTTGCAAAAAGGCCAAGTTGACCAAGTGCTCCAG GTGTCCACGGAGCTGCTGAACTCTCACCCTGACCTGGCTGAGGGACTGGCGCTGAGGGGACTGGCACACATTGCACAGGGACATCACCAACTAGCAGAACAGAG CCTCCTGCAGGCTGCAGCCCAGAGCCCAGCCTGTGGAGAGTACTACTTCCTGTTGGGGCGGCTGTACTGGGACATGGGGGAGGAGAGTCGCAGGGACAGGAGCAAGGCCCACACCCATCTACTGAAG GCTGCCAAACTGGATCCGTACCTGGGCTCTGTGTTCTGCTACCTGGGCCATTACTACCGGGAGGTGGCCAGGGACCAGGGTCGAGCCAGGGGCTGCTACAAGAGAGCCTTTGAGCTGGACAGCAACGACGCAGAGTCCGGGGCTGCCTCTGTGGATCTGAGCATGAATGAGGGGGACATG GACACTGCCCTGGCTGTGCTCCAGTCAGTGATCCAGAGAGCCACCCCTGGTTCAGCAAAGTGGGCCTGGATGAGACGAGGCCTTTACCACCTGAAGGTGGGCCAGCACCCCCAGGCCTGTGCAGA TCTGCAGGCTGCTCTGAGGGCTGACCCCCAGGACTGGGTGTGCTGGGAATGTCTGGGCGAGGCCTACCTGAACCGCCGGAGCTTCACGTCGGCCCTGAAGGCCTTTGCCAAGGCCCAGCTGCTCAACCCCTCCTCCATATACAGCCTCTACCAGACTGCTGCCATCAAACAGACCCTGGGCAAGTTCAAAGAGGCTGCTGCAGAATACCTGCAGATCATAGCCCAGGAGGACTATGTGCCTGCACTCAAAG GTCTTGGGGAGTGTCTGCTGTCCTTGGCCAGATGCCTGATGGAGGACTATAGAGATGGAGGAGCCATAGACCTCATCCAGCAGGCCATCCAGTACCTCTTCAG GGCTGTAGAGCTGCGTCCAgacctgtcctgtctgtggaAGTTACTGGGAGACGCCTGCACCTCAGTCAGCACTGTGGCCCCCAACAGGGCCCGCGTTGTGGTGCCAGGACCCCTGGCCGGGTTACAACCCCCAGACCAGGGCCACCTTCTCAACCAAGGACACACCCTCCGAGTGGGGGAGAG ATGCTATGGGCGTGCTCTGAAGCTGATGCCTGAGAGCTCCAGCCTGTGGTATGACCTGGGTCTCAACTACTACCACCAGGCCTGTCTGCCCCCCTGCCTTCAGGAGATGGAGCACAACACCCTGCTACTGCTGCTGGAGAAGGCCCTGCAG TGTGTGAAGAAGGCCATCATGTTGAACAGTAGTAACCATAGCTACTGGAACGCCCTGGGAGTGGTCGCCATGAGCAAAG GACTTGAGAACTATGCCCTTGCCCAACACAGCTTCATTAAGTCAGTGCAAGTGGAACCCAAT AATGTTGTTGCTTGGACAAACCTGGGTGCTTTGTATCTGAAGAAAGACAGTGTTGAG CTCTCCCATGAAGCCTTTAAGATCGCCCAGTCTTTGGAACCACTGTATGTCAACTGCTGGATTGGACAG GCCCTTATTGCAGAGATGGTGGGCAGTTATGATACCATGGACCTGTtcagacacaccacagagctcAGGACACAC ACGGAGGGGGTAAAGGGCTATGCTTACTGGGTTTGTGCCACTCTGCTGGATAAGAGTAACAGGGACTCTGAACTCTATCGCTACAACATCGTCCAGATGAACGCGGTGTCTGCCGCTCAGGTGGCTTTGAGCAAGTACACAG AGCGGATCCAGACAGACCCTGATGCCTTCGTCATGCTGGGTTTCCTCAACGAGCACCTGCAGCTAAAGAAGCAGGCAGTGCTGGCTTACCAGAG aGCTGTGGAGTTGCTGCAGGCGACGCCTTCCGTGGAGTTACTGGCCTTCTCCCTGGGAAACTATGGCCGGGCCCTCTG CAACACAGGCCAATGGGAGGAGGCGGTGCACGTTTACTCTTCCACACCTCTAGAGGTGCTCCACGACTTGGCTGGCCTGGCGCTGGCCTACTGCAGAGCAGGACTCATCCCAGAGAGCATCAGTT CCTATGAGAAGGCTCTGATGGTGACCTCTACTGAGAAAGAGAAGGCCTATATTCTGACTTCTCTGGCTCTGCTGCAGCACAGACTGGGGAACATGGACTCTGCTAAAACACTGCTCTTCAAATG CTCCATGCTGAAGGAACCTGTGCCAGAGTCTCTGCTGTGCCTGTGTGCTCTGGGGCTTGTCCATGGGGACAGCACCCTGGCCAGCGCGGCCCTCACTGAGCTGCTGAAGCAGGGCAGGGCCACTGGGGCTGCCGTGGAGCAACGCTGCTTGCTCACCTGCACCCTGCTGGCCCTGCAGGGCAACTACAGCGCTGTGCAGCGAGAGGCCTCCAGGGCtgtccacag TAACCCTGGCAACCCTTCCCTGTGGGCCCTGCTTTCCAGACTGGTGCCACAGTATTACCCCAGGAAGGCCAAG GGAGGTGCAGTGGCAGGCCACGTTGCGTGTCTCTCCAGCATGACCCAAGGAAAG AGGGCACTGCTGTACAGTGGAGTGAACCAGCTGGCATGTGGCAGGCACTCTGGAGAAGATCGCAGCAGGAACGCCCTGAAGACCATGCAGAGGGCTGTGCTGCTCTGCCCCG ATGACCCGGCGGTGTGGGCGGGGCTAATGGCTGCTtgtcacacagagaacacagcCTGCTTCCTTTCTGGCTCCACCCCTGGCAGACGAGGCTTGGAGCAGGTGCTCATGGCCGTGGTGTCAGAGAAAG tacggAATGTGGAGGAGGTGGAACAGCCTCTAGCCCAGGCTCTGGAGGGTTGGGTGCTGCAGCAGGCTGTGACAGGACTGACAAGTGGAGGCCAGCTAGAGCAGGCTGAGGCCCTCTGCTCtcag gTCCTGAGTGTGTCTCCTGAGCACCCCGCTGTAGTCCTGCTGTTGAGGCAGGTGCAGTGTGAACACCTCCTCCTGTCTAGTGCCGGTACTGCCCTGCCAGCTTCTGTCCTGGAGCAGCTCAGCAGTGCCGTCTCAGCCAATCACACCTCAGTGGCCGCCTGGCAT tgGCTGGCGGAGGTGTATCGTACCCAGGGTCTGCTGGTACAGGCAGTAATGGCCTACAGACAAAGCCTGCAGCTGGCCTCCCAGCTTGACCTCTACAGTGGGAAAATGGCATGTCTTCTGCGCCTAGCCCTGCTGGCCCTCAGCCCCTGCATG